A stretch of Tenrec ecaudatus isolate mTenEca1 chromosome 2, mTenEca1.hap1, whole genome shotgun sequence DNA encodes these proteins:
- the LOC142439731 gene encoding translationally-controlled tumor protein-like translates to MIIYRDLISHDEMFSDIYKIREIADGLCLEVEGKMVSRTEGAIDDSLIGGNASAEGPDGDAAESTVVTGVDIVMNHHLQETSFTKEAYKKYIKDYMKSIKGKLEEQKPERVKPFMTGTAEQIKNILANFKNYQFFIGENMNPDGMVALLDYREDGVTPYMIFFKDGLEMEKC, encoded by the coding sequence ATGATCATCTACCGGGACCTCATCAGCCATGACGAGATGTTCTCCGACATCTACAAGATCCGGGAGATCGCAGacgggctgtgtctggaagtggaggggAAGATGGTCAGTAGGACCGAAGGTGCCATCGATGACTCCCTCATTGGGGGTAACGCCTCAGCTGAAGGCCCCGATGGTGATGCAGCAGAAAGCACCGTGGTCACTGGTGTTGATATTgtcatgaaccatcacttgcaggaaaccagcttcacaaaagaagcctacaagaagtacatcaaagactacatgaaatcaatcaaaggcaaacttgaagaacagaaaccagaaagagtaaagccttttatgacaggtactgcagaacaaatcaagaacatccttgcaaatttcaaaaactaccagttctttattggtgagaacatgaatccagatggcatggttgctctgctggactACCGTGAAGATGGTGTCACCCCATATATGATCTTCTTTAAGGATGGCTTAGAGATGGAGAAATGTTAA